Proteins from a genomic interval of Colletotrichum higginsianum IMI 349063 chromosome 6, whole genome shotgun sequence:
- a CDS encoding Phosphoglycerate mutase, whose product MRRTIQTALLSLDWLIEKGVRIQADARWQGTNDRVEDGFMKENSAKPCDTGSSVDDLKAEFAKVDFSAVDPVFPDKTSPRGAKYAFTKEAILERARSGVQDIREHKEKLILVVSHSGFLRLGVTGHWFFNGDYRLFELDEFNEPDQPPKLKQLEATLSGGLGKSWPDPVVIGSDLPIPDAPPRGQTP is encoded by the exons ATGAGACGGACAATACAGACCGCCCTCCTGTCGCTGGACTGGTTGATCGAAAAGGGTGTGCGCATCCAGGCTGATGCCCGGTGGCAAGGTACCAATGACCGAGTTGAGGATGGTTTCATGAAAG AGAATTCGGCGAAACCATGCGATACGGGTAGcagcgtcgacgacctcaagGCAGAGTTTGCCAAGGTTGACTTTTCCGCCGTAGACCCCGTATTCCCGGACAAGACATCCCCCCGAGGAGCCAAGTATGCTTTTACGAAAGAAGCTATCCTGGAGCGCGCTCGGTCTGGTGTTCAAGATATACGAGAGCACAAGGAGAAGCTCATCTTGGTCGTCTCTCACTCCGGCTTCTTGCGCCTTGGTGTAACAGGACACTGGTTCTTTAACGGGGACTACAGATTGTTCGAGCTGGATGAATTTAACGAACCTGACCAGCCGCCAAAGCTCAAACAGCTTGAAGCAACACTCAGTGGGGGGCTCGGCAAGTCTTGGCCCGATCCCGTAGTCATCGGCTCTGATTTGCCAATCCCTGATGCGCCCCCTCGGGGGCAAACGCCATAG
- a CDS encoding MIT domain-containing protein, with translation MPSPHASTPATFSNAGTSQSQSQPQPHQYRQHLPDQQQNHRYLPQQAHQFHRIHPSWTQQQQQQLQSNHKQHRLSRSFPSSTSHLATPRYQTGTRSDRPQPPVSSSLGSRLDPGTGTSFLRQTPSPLPRTSSLLPPPQSSTQYSTAAVDIAHEGTVTYPEFDTETSSYLGPSINHSRSSSARLSTEGIRDVNHWSASTASSRVSVANSHARRVSIDTPALLVPNSNSATNQSVQKLSRHRRRSNSSEASWDTYNGGDRLRAYSPSGPTRGEGLSTGLVPHQLDFSLTTVPSLSINAATATPGTSRASKSDYAIEQNQAWDAFSGAGRRGSVVPDPYQLPLAAMSSDRSGEASLMRGHSRNRSQTAMGSTDTTGSTRGRDRGNRPPSQKAMLSRALQKANTAVQLDNAQNFEGARQAYSEACDLLHQVLARTSTDEDKRKLEAIRRTYTSRIEELDQMAPVQPVLGGKALPARPESLGLRLNPSLQFDDDDLEESGGLETAALTRILNEGSRSSAHHGGPGLAISRMQGLGEPTRGQSSRLPEQYPLQSSFSRSPLRERTSDDQLILQIPTEDAYMPPPLSPRRPQSPKLDGRGSPDGPVRSDFSLAARRISQGPRHIRDSSRESSSWLDPIDESGGSATSSVHSRSSSSVVRRKHIRAPSGATEAEFDAALDAAVEAAYDDGYEPMGFSEPETYGSDDPVVAKALHKVELAKERVRQTEREVFEQANGRERRTQSRAEQLDGDVTHEDFYDDGSSDEEERILEEMTRDYSVDEFAFNLASDQVAARNSGSSDLAESSWQATAESTDATSADVCSSPTDPIATSNFPGAGSPAVPPPVQALPELPVKKSFSASPSAPGPGQSVRSRRMSGQNPKQLKIETSKFSQFADPGRRYSVAQASSGIHGVEFETPDMNGSTDVNDSVGRPYSPPEGISPTQPIPPTPPLGHSRSQDSEDFTGSHSGSPSFRPPLRKNFSSSSLRSMRNRNMSLSNLDDASDMSPGTPLSTSFGINGRHPAMPTLPTPLAAAFRDKITSSSAGGLYLFDDSLHSPQSPSSPNPLQTDAPVSLEPCPTDYMLRPFWLMRCLYQTLAHPRGGYLSNKLFVPRDVWKVKGVKIRNVEDKVATCDYLTAALLKLARVDTCDADAVLEEMQSLEGILEQVQASLTRKLGTDVGVQSSSMLFRDASNSAEIEAAISVPRSGSVSGKSSSFSWRRLRPKNSAAGLNNSFNAKGAAVPESGKESPSLETLPMTDHPTSRPSKRDPSNAQFTGPNAHYMGSLARLFDAAQTIDQIARQVEDPGLRHADKTQVGLELCTRHAAEFFGFFICRFVLSDLSALLDKFIKRGTPSRSALEERILAIPIERYRNFCIVAHIDHGKSTLSDRLLEITGTISASDSNKQILDKLDVERERGITVKAQTCTMIYCYKGEDYLLHLVDTPGHVDFRAEVTRSYASCGGALLLVDASQGIQAQTVSNFHLAFAQDLALIPVVNKIDMPSADVPRVLEQMQTSFELVPSSAVLVSAKTGKNVANILPAVVEQVPHPVGKISEPLRILLVDSWYDNFRGVILLVRVFDGQVKAGDNLISFATGHKYTVGEVGIQYPNAVPQSVLRAGQVGYIYFNPGMKRIQDAKLGDTFTTVGSEDIVKPYPGFEEPKPMVFVAAFPTDQSDYTRLADSISQLVLNDRSVTLQKDYSEALGAGWRLGFLGSLHCSVFQDRLKQEHGASIIITDPTVPTKVEWADGSETIYQNPAEFPSQDEHRMRGATVFEPFVTTTMTLPEEYLGRVMELCESVRGEQKSFEFFHATQVILKYDIPAAQLVDDLFGKLKGATKGYATLDYEDSGWRASQLTKLQLLVNKQPVDAICRVIHISQAERLGRQWVTKFKEHVDRQMFEVYSEIVIQAVAGKRIVARETIKPFRKDVLAKLHAADITRRKKLLEKQKAGRKRLRAVGNVVIDQSAFQSFLAR, from the exons ATGCCCTCACCGCATGCCAGCACTCCGGCCACCTTCTCGAACGCAGGCACGTCGCAGTCGCAGTCGCAGCCGCAGCCCCATCAGTACCGCCAGCATCTCCCAGACCAGCAACAGAACCACCGATATCTGCCCCAGCAGGCCCATCAGTTCCATCGGATCCATCCCTCGTGGacgcagcaacagcaacagcagctcCAGTCAAACCATAAGCAGCACAGACTGTCCCGGTCGTTCCCCTCGTCGACTTCTCACCTAGCTACCCCCCGGTACCAGACCGGCACACGCTCCGACCGACCGCAGCCTCCGGTTTCTTCTTCGCTAGGTTCTCGTCTCGACCCGGGTACAGGGACATCGTTCTTGCGACAAACAccttctccccttcctcgaACCTCATCTCTcctgccaccaccacaatCTTCTACCCAATATTCGACAGCCGCAGTAGATATAGCCCACGAGGGCACCGTTACATACCCCGAATTCGATACCGAAACCTCGTCATACCTTGGACCGTCCATCAACCACTCGCGTTCGAGCAGCGCCCGTTTGTCGACCGAGGGAATCCGAGACGTTAACCACTGGTCTGCCTCTACAGCCTCGAGCCGAGTGTCGGTGGCCAACTCTCATGCGCGCCGCGTGAGCATCGACACACCTGCGCTGCTTGTTCCCAACAGCAACTCGGCAACGAACCAGTCGGTCCAGAAACTGTCGAGACACAGAAGACGGTCCAACTCTAGCGAGGCTTCTTGGGACACATACAACGGTGGCGACAGGTTGCGTGCCTACTCACCCTCCGGACCAACTCGTGGCGAAGGCCTTTCTACGGGTTTGGTACCACATCAGCTTGACTTTTCCCTGACCACCGTCCCATCGCTCTCCATAAACGCCGCGACAGCGACACCGGGTACGTCACGAGCTTCCAAGAGCGACTACGCAATTGAGCAAAACCAAGCCTGGGATGCATTCTCAGGCGCTGGCCGGAGAGGATCAGTCGTACCGGACCCATATCAGCTACCTCTTGCAGCCATGTCGTCCGATCGCAGTGGGGAGGCCTCTTTGATGAGGGGCCACTCTCGTAACCGGTCTCAGACCGCCATGGGGAGTACCGATACTACTGGATCTACCCGTGGAAGGGATAGAGGAAACAGGCCCCCATCACAGAAAGCCATGCTTTCGCGGGCACTCCAAAAAGCAAACACGGCCGTTCAGTTAGATAATGCACAGAACTTCGAAGGCGCACGACAAGCCTACTCGGAAGCATGTGATCTTTTGCACCAGGTGCTGGCCAGGACCTCCACAGATGAAGATAAACGGAAACTAGAGGCAATT CGCCGGACATACACCAGCCGCATCGAAGAATTAGATCAGATGGCTCCCGTTCAGCCAGTGCTAGGAGGAAAAGCACTGCCAGCACGACCCGAAAGCTTGGGACTACGCTTGAACCCCAGTTTGCAatttgatgatgatgatctGGAGGAGTCTGGTGGCCTAGAAACCGCGGCTCTCACGAGGATATTGAATGAGGGAAGTCGGAGTTCCGCGCATCATGGTGGCCCTGGGCTGGCTATTTCGCGGATGCAAGGACTCGGGGAACCTACGAGAGGACAGTCCTCGAGGTTGCCCGAGCAGTATCCTTTGCAGTCCTCGTTTTCGAGGTCACCACTACGTGAACGTACATCAGACGATCAACTAATTCTCCAAATACCCACCGAAGATGCGTATATGCCTCCGCCACTCTCACCGCGACGACCTCAATCCCCCAAACTCGATGGCCGAGGCAGTCCCGATGGCCCTGTTAGATCAGACTTTTCTCTGGCCGCAAGACGAATTAGTCAGGGTCCTCGTCACATCCGAGATTCGAGTCGAGAGTCGAGCTCCTGGTTGGATCCCATCGACGAGTCTGGGGGTTCCGCAACCTCTTCCGTCCACTCACGGTCATCTTCCTCTGTTGTGAGGCGGAAACACATCCGTGCTCCGAGCGGCGCTACGGAAGCCGAGTTTGACGCGGCTTTGGATGCGGCTGTCGAAGCAGCCTACGATGATGGCTATGAGCCCATGGGGTTTTCTGAGCCAGAAACCTATGGGTCAGACGACCCCGTCGTCGCGAAAGCGTTACACAAAGTTGAATTGGCCAAAGAACGTGTTCGTCAAACGGAAAGAGAAGTATTCGAGCAAGCGAATGGGAGAGAACGACGGACCCAGAGCCGAGCAGAACAGCTCGATGGAGATGTCACACACGAAGACTTTTATGACGACGGGTCTtctgacgaggaggagcgcaTACTTGAGGAGATGACTCGTGACTACTCGGTTGACGAATTTGCCTTCAACCTGGCATCTGATCAAGTCGCAGCCAGAAACTCCGGCTCAAGCGACTTGGCCGAATCTTCCTGGCAAGCGACAGCGGAATCAACTGACGCAACAAGCGCGGATGTTTGCTCGTCACCGACTGATCCCATCGCAACATCCAACTTTCCTGGAGCCGGAAGCCCAGCAGTACCACCCCCAGTACAGGCCTTGCCCGAACTACCTGTAAAAAAGTCGTTCTCGGCATCACCGTCAGCACCAGGGCCCGGGCAGAGTGTGCGGAGTAGACGGATGTCTGGTCAGAACCCCAAGCAACTAAAGATCGAGACATCTAAGTTTTCGCAGTTTGCCGACCCTGGGCGGCGGTATAGTGTAGCTCAAGCATCGAGCGGAATTCATGGAGTCGAATTCGAAACCCCCGACATGAATGGCTCGACCGACGTGAACGACTCGGTTGGTCGGCCGTACTCGCCGCCTGAAGGTATAAGCCCGACTCAACCAATTCCACCCACGCCGCCGCTTGGCCATTCTAGAAGCCAAGACAGCGAAGACTTCACCGGGAGTCATTCCGGCTCGCCGTCCTTTAGGCCCCCCCTGAGGAAGAATTTTTCATCTTCGAGTTTACGAAGCATGAGGAATCGCAACATGTCCTTGTCCAACTTGGACGACGCTTCTGATATGTCCCCTGGTACTCCACTAAGCACGAGCTTTGGTATCAATGGCAGGCACCCGGCGATGCCAACATTGCCGACCCCATTGGCGGCGGCTTTTAGGGATAAGATTACGTCAAGCTCTGCCGGCGGCCTATATCTCTTCGATGATAGCCTCCATTCTCCCCAGAGTCCGAGCTCTCCCAACCCACTCCAAACCGATGCCCCGGTCTCGCTGGAACCCTGTCCAACAGACTACATGCTAAGGCCATTTTGGCTAATGCGGTGCTTGTATCAGACGCTCGCCCACCCCCGCGGAGGTTACCTGAGCAACAAGCTTTTTGTTCCCAGGGACGTGTGGAAGGTAAAAGGGGTGAAGATCCGGAATGTGGAGGACAAGGTGGCAACATGTGACTATCTCACGGCAGCGCTCCTTAAGTTGGCGAGGGTTGATACGTgtgatgccgatgccgttCTCGAGGAGATGCAGTCATTGGAGGGCATCTTGGAACAAGTTCAAGCCAGCTTGACGCGAAAGCTGGGGACTGATGTCGGCGTTCAAAGTTCCAGCATGCTATTTCGAGATGCCTCTAactcggccgagatcgaAGCGGCCATCAGCGTGCCACGTTCAGGCAGCGTCTCGGGGAAGTCTTCATCCTTTTCGTGGAGAAGACTCCGACCCAAgaactcggcggcgggcttgaACAACTCGTTCAACGCCAAAGGGGCTGCTGTTCCAGAGAGCGGCAAGGAATCTCCAAGTTTGGAAACGCTACCCATGACGGACCATCCAACAAGTCGCCCATCGAAACGAGATCCGAGCAATGCGCAATTTACCGGACCGAACGCACATTACATGGGATCCCTAGCCAGGCTATTCGACGCTGCTCAGACAATCG ACCAGATTGCCCGTCAGGTCGAGGATCCTGGCTTAAGGCACGCCGATAAGACACAGGTTGGCCTTGAACTCTGCACCCGACACGCGGCAGAGTTCTTTGGCTTCTTCATTTGTCGATTTGTGCTCTCTGATCTGAGTGCATTATTGGACAAGTTCATCAAGAGAGGGA cgccgtcgCGCTCCGCCCTTGAAGAACGAATCCTCGCGATCCCTATCGAGCGGTACCGAAACTTTTGCATAGTAGCCCACATCGACCATGGTAAGAGTACGCTTAGCGACCGGCTGCTGGAGATTACCGGTACCATCTCTGCCAGCGATTCAAACAAGCAGATCCTC GACAAGCTAGACGTCGAACGAGAGCGAGGTATCACCGTCAAGGCCCAGACCTGCACCATGATATACTGCTACAAAGGGGAGGATTATCTGCTGCACCTTGTCGATACCCCGGGTCACGTTGATTTCCGAGCCGAAGTAACGCGGTCCTACGCCAGttgcggcggcgcgctgctgctggtcgaTGCCAGCCAGGGCATACAGGCGCAAACCGTGTCCAACTTCCACCTCGCGTTTGCACAGGACCTAGCCCTTATTCCTGTCGTCAACAAGATAGACATGCCCTCTGCTGATGTACCCCGAGTTCTTGAGCAGATGCAAACGTCATTTGAACTGGTCCCTTCTTCGGCCGTCCTTGTGTCAGCAAAAACTGGCAAGAACGTGGCGAATATATTGCCCGCGGTTGTAGAGCAAGTGCCGCATCCCGTTGGCAAGATTTCAGAGCCACTGCGGATCTTGCTAGTCGATTCTTGGTACGATAATTTCCGGGGTGTCATTCTCCTCGTCCGCGTCTTTGATGGTCAAGTCAAGGCTGGCGATAACCTCATCTCATTCGCGACCGGCCACAAGTAcaccgtcggcgaggtcggtATTCAATATCCAAACGCCGTTCCGCAAAGTGTTCTTCGAGCTGGACAGGTCGGCTACATCTACTTCAATCCGGGTATGAAGCGAATTCAGGACGCGAAGCTCGGTGACACTTTTACAACTGTTGGGTCGGAGGATATCGTCAAGCCGTATCCGGGCTTTGAGGAACCAAAGCCGATGGTTTTTGTCGCAGCGTTCCCCACTGACCAGAGCGACTACACACGTCTCGCTGACAGTATCAGTCAGCTGGTTCTCAACGACCGAAGTGTTACCCTGCAAAAAGACTATTCCGAAGCATTGGGGGCGGGTTGGCGACTGGGGTTTCTCGGTAGCTTGCATTGCTCCGTGTTCCAGGACCGGCTGAAGCAGGAACATGGCGCTAgtatcatcatcaccgaccCGACTGTACCAACCAAAGTCGAGTGGGCCGACGGATCCGAAACGATATACCAAAACCCGGCCGAGTTTCCCAGTCAGGATGAACATCGGATGCGTGGTGCAACTGTATTCGAGCC TTTCGTAACGACCACAATGACTCTCCCAGAGGAGTATCTAGGTCGCGTCATGGAGCTCTGCGAAAGTGTGCGTGGAGAGCAAAAGAGCTTCGAGTTCTTCCATGCCACTCAGGTTATTTTGAAGTACGATATACCTGCTGCTCAACTGGTAGATGATCTATTTGGAAAATTGAAGGGTGCCAC GAAGGGTTACGCCACTCTGGACTACGAAGACTCGGGATGGCGAGCGAGCCAGCTCACAAAGCTGCAACTTCTCGTCAACAAACAGCCAGTGGACGCAATTTGTCGCGTTATCCACATCTCTCAGGCCGAGCGTCTTGGCAGACAGTGGGTAACTAAGTTCAAGGAACACGTCGATCGACAAATGTTTG AGGTCTACTCAGAGATCGTCATTCAGGCGGTGGCAGGAAAACGGATTGTCGCTCGCGAAACCATCAAACCGTTCCGAAAGGATGTGCTCGCAAAGCTCCATGCTGCCGACATCACGCGCCGGAAAAAGCTGCTGGAGAAGCAAAAGGCAGGCCGCAAGCGTTTGCGGGCCGTTGGAAATGTGGTTATTGACCAGTCCGCCTTTCAGAGCTTTCTTGCCAGGTAG